Proteins encoded by one window of Lactobacillus sp. ESL0684:
- a CDS encoding matrixin family metalloprotease: MKKPLKFWRKFIYAIIAALTFTSTATALEPDNSQSSFPDEIVAAKKAKKSKKVKKKSKTKTTKNKSKNCHWKKPTATVYLDLNDDPELVDASNEAIKAWNDTNAFTFKKSKQKKSQITIEPMFDSETDAAGQTQVTYNPKNKLIAKAKIQLNTFYLYNLIYGYTHQRIVNTVEHELGHAIGLDHNQGKSVMYPSGSLYDIQPIDVKNVNKIYQKK, encoded by the coding sequence ATGAAAAAACCGCTAAAATTTTGGCGTAAATTCATATATGCCATAATCGCTGCCTTAACCTTTACTAGTACCGCAACTGCTCTTGAGCCTGATAATTCACAGTCAAGTTTCCCAGATGAAATCGTTGCAGCTAAAAAAGCTAAGAAGTCTAAAAAGGTCAAGAAAAAGAGCAAAACCAAAACTACTAAAAATAAAAGTAAAAATTGTCACTGGAAAAAGCCAACTGCAACAGTTTATCTTGACCTAAATGATGACCCCGAATTAGTTGATGCTAGCAATGAGGCAATTAAAGCATGGAATGATACCAATGCTTTTACTTTTAAAAAGAGCAAGCAAAAAAAGTCTCAAATTACGATTGAACCAATGTTTGATTCTGAAACAGACGCGGCAGGACAAACCCAAGTTACCTATAATCCCAAAAACAAGCTCATTGCTAAAGCCAAAATTCAGTTAAATACTTTCTACCTGTATAATTTGATATACGGCTATACTCACCAAAGAATTGTCAACACAGTTGAACACGAGTTGGGCCACGCGATCGGGCTTGATCACAACCAAGGCAAATCTGTCATGTATCCATCAGGTTCGCTATATGATATTCAGCCAATTGATGTCAAAAACGTTAACAAAATCTATCAGAAAAAATAA
- a CDS encoding histidine phosphatase family protein yields MKRIYIVRHGQTYINRYNKMQGWCDTPLTQKGITGAEQAGETLRDVPFDIALSSDLKRASDTCDIIIEHNQNHDELQHIASPYFREQFYGYFEGMDSDMAWQMIGGPHGYQNHYDLLKNESIDTAKDWLKEADPFHDAENAAEYWARLDKGFKLISELDGAENILLVTHGFTIRSIAARYSNFDISVSPRNASITMMTMTNQKMEVTSYNKMEL; encoded by the coding sequence ATGAAAAGAATCTATATCGTACGCCATGGACAAACTTATATTAATCGCTACAACAAAATGCAAGGTTGGTGCGATACTCCGTTAACCCAAAAAGGTATTACTGGCGCTGAGCAAGCTGGTGAAACACTACGGGATGTCCCTTTTGATATTGCTTTATCAAGTGATTTAAAACGGGCTAGTGACACTTGTGACATTATTATTGAACATAATCAAAATCATGATGAATTGCAGCATATAGCTAGTCCATATTTTCGTGAGCAATTTTATGGATACTTTGAAGGAATGGATAGTGACATGGCTTGGCAAATGATTGGTGGGCCTCATGGTTACCAGAATCATTATGACTTGTTAAAAAACGAATCAATCGACACTGCCAAAGATTGGCTTAAAGAAGCCGATCCGTTTCATGATGCCGAAAATGCTGCAGAATATTGGGCACGACTTGATAAGGGATTTAAATTAATTAGTGAGCTGGATGGTGCTGAAAATATTCTATTGGTAACTCATGGATTTACTATTCGTAGCATTGCAGCACGTTACAGTAATTTCGATATTAGTGTCAGCCCACGCAATGCCTCGATTACCATGATGACAATGACTAACCAAAAAATGGAAGTTACTTCTTACAATAAAATGGAACTATAA